The genomic window CAACAAACGATAGTTGGGGACGATGATCCCAAAGAGATCCGATGCACCAGATACAGGCGCGTCGACCCGGTGGGTATTCGGGCCATAAAGCGCTCGCAACGTGTCCTCGAGAATGAGCGAAAGGCCAAACGTCAAAAGCAGCGTCGAGACGTGCCTGTCCTTGCTGTCGAATACACGCCTGATCAGAAGCCTTTCGACAAGGAAGCCCAGTGGAGCCATCAAGAGCGGGACCGCAGCAAGTAAGATCCAGAAGTTCACTCCCACCAATGCGAGCGACAGCGCTCCGAACGCGCCAATGGCATAGAATTCGCCATGGCTCATGTTAATGACGTCAAGCAGCCCGAAGATGATAGTCAATCCCAGCGCGACCAGGATGACGGCGATCCCCAACGCGAGACCATTGATCATCTGAGGTGCAAGAACAAACTGGATATAATCGACGATTTCCATTGACAGGTTTCCAGCCGGGAGTGCTGCGGCGCTGCTAACCGGCGCCGCAGAAACGATCAGAACCGCGTACACTGATCTGGGCCAATGGCGTCCTCCGCCCGGACATCACCAACGACATCAAATTGTCCTTTGCTGATTTTGACGATGTACATCGGCTGCATGGCCTGGTTGTCGCCCGCTCGAATTGTCTTCTCCCCCTCCGGGGTCTGCCATGACAGGCCGCGCAGTGCGTCGCGCACTTTGTCTGTATCGGTTGAACCGGCCTTCTCGACGGCGGCTTTGTAAGCGTACAGCAGAGAATAGGAGTCCGCCGCAAAGAGATCCGGGTCGACCTTAAACATTGCCCGGTAGGCTCCCACGAACTTCTTATTCTCAGTTGTATCAAGCTTCGGAGAGTAGCCCGTGCCGGTGATGTAGCCTTCGGATGCTTTGCCAACTGCGGCCAAGTTCTGCGATGTGATCGTCCCAGAGGATCCAACGATGCTGGTGTTGCGTAATATGCCAAACTCATCCAGCTGGGTGAGCAGCCGTACGGTGTCGTTACCCGCAACCGACGTGTAAATTGTGTCGGGCCTCGCAGATCGAATCTGTCCGAAGTATTGCGAGTAATCCTTTGAATCGAGCGGCGCGAATACCTCACCAACGATCGCGACCTTGTTCTTTGCAGCGCCGGCTTTCAGAGCCGCGACGCTTGATCGCCCCATTTCGTAGTCGGGACCAATGCCAAAGACTTTCGCTTTCGGGCGCTCCTTACCCAGCCAGCTCGTCAGGGCGTAGGACTGTTGCTCAGCGCGTGCGTTGAACCGAAAGAGATTCGGCGAGCATTTCTCCGCGGTAATCGAGTCAGCGAACGACACTGTCGTTGAAGCCAATTTGTTATTGCGCTCAGCCAGTTGTCCCACAGCAAGTGTCGACCCTGAATTCACCATCCCAGTCAGAAAGTCGACATTCTCCACTTGGAAGAGTCGCTCCGCTTTCTGCACGGCTACAGACGGATTTGCCTCTTCGTCTTCGAAAATTAGTGTGATCTGGCGTCCACCAACGCCGCCGGCGACGTTAATCTCGCGGGCCGCAAGCTCAAGGCCCCAACGGACGGGCTGTCCGACAGCGGCATATGTCCCCGAAAGTGGCGTGACGACGCCGATCTTGATAGCGTCGGCGGCGAGAGCCACGCTTGGTGCCGCAAACGCCGAAAATATCACAGCCGCTGCGGCAGTACGTTTGATGTTTTCCATGTTTCCCTCCGTTATTCTGATCTTAATGATCACGTAGTTGTTCTAGATCACGACTTGTGCAGTTGACTTCCTGTCTTTACTCGTGACGTTCTTTGATTAGCTGTGAGGCATGTTCTGTGAAGAAAAGAAACATTCGGCGAGGAGCTGCGATCGTTGGCGGCCGTTTGGTGCTCGATCTCGAGCGTCACGTTCCTTATTTCTTCACTTACATTTCGAACAGGCTGTCGCGCGGCGCTTCCGAGACCTATCGTAAGCACTTCGGACTTGGCATTACCGAGTGGCGCGTTATGGGTGTTCTTGCAGGCATGCCTCACATCAGCGCCAATCAGATCATCAACGCCATTGGCTTGGACAAAGCGGCTGTCAGCAGAAGCCTCGACGCTTTGGAAAAGCAGAAACTCACCATCAGTGAGACAGACCCGAAAGATAACCGGTCGAGACTCATCCGCCTTTCCCGAGCGGGCGAAAGACTCCATGACCGCATCATCGCCGCGGCTCTCGAACGAGAGGAGCGCCTCCTGTCGACGCTCACCGCTCAAGAGATCGACACGCTGATCGTCTGCCTTCGAAAAATGCGAGCGATCGTACCTTATGTGAATGCTTTCGATCCCGTTGACGCTGACGACAGTTGAAACGAGCCTTGAGATTTGGCGCCCTTCATCTGCGCACCTTCTCGCTTGATGGCAGCTCTCAACCCTCATGGGCAAGCCTCCAAGGCTGCGGTACGGGCGTAAGCTTCCAAAGCCTTCACATCGAATTTGAAGTCTTCGACCTGATCTTGCGAGATCGGAATCCCGTGCCTGAGCAGACGGCGCCCCGCCATGTGGTCGGCAGGACGATTCACAGATTCAATTCCAACGAGAGAGCCGTTTCTGAAGCAGAAGGCAGAAAAACAAGCTTCGTCGGGCGAGCCAGCGACAAGGACATCATCGTGGCCGCTGACCAGACCAACGATCTGCAATTTGATGGTGCTCTGATCGCTCCAGAACCACGGCACGTTCGTGTAGCAATCCACGCGGCCAGCCAGTCTTGCAGCAACGCATCGCGCCTGATCTGTGGCGTTCTGCACTGACTCAATCCGGATATTGCCAAGGGACCTCACAGGAAAGGCTGCACAATCCCCAACTGCCGAGATATTCTGATCTTCAGTTTTCAAATACTCATCGACCAGAATCCCATTCTGGACGGCAAGCCCCGCTTCCGATGCCAATTCGGAATTCGCAATAACTCCGATACCGACGAGGATGAGATCTGCATCCACTCTTTCCCCGGTCTGGAGCAGCACGCCGGCTGCAGCTCCATTTTCCACCACAATCTCGGAAACCTCGACTCCTAGCCTGATCTTTGTACCTAGGCTGGAATGAAAATTATGGAAGAAGTTCGCTGTTGCTGCGGTAATCGCGCGGGCCATTGGCCTCGGTGCAATATCGAGCACCGTCGTATCGATGCTGCGCTTACGGGCCGTGGCCGCAACTTCCATACCGATGAAACCCGCACCGATGATGACCAGTCGCTTGGCTCGCTCTAATTGCTCGCCAAAGCCCCTCGCGTCTGCAATCGTGCGGAGATAGAACACGCCGCGGGTTTTCGAACCGGGGATATCCAGCGTCCGATTGCGCGTGCCGGTCGCGAGAACAAGATGCTGGTACGGGATTCTTTCTCCGGAGCAGGTCGTGACACTCCCGCCGGCGCGGTCGATCGAGACGACTTTCTTTCCAGCCTGCAGTCCGATCTTCTTCTCTTCAAAAAATTTCGGCGGCCGTAGGAACACCGAAGCTCCATTGTGGTTCGCCTCGAGTGCGGCCTTCGACAACGGCGGTCGCTGGTAAGGGAATTCGGGTTCCTCGCCGATGAGAAGAACATCTCCTGCAAAGCCTTCATCTCGCAGCGAGCTCGCCACTTGAAAACCGGCCTGTCCGGCACCTGCAATAATGACTGGACCGCTTGAGCTCACAATTGCCTCTCAGGCAATCTCACCTCGAGACCTTCGAAGGCTTCCGTCACGCGAAGCTGGCAGCTGAGCCGACTTGTCTCACGGCGTTCAGCTGTCGCCGAGTCCAGCATTGCATCCTCTACCGCGCTGACATCCGGCAGTGACTTGGCCTGCTCTTGGTCACGGTCGATATAGACGTGACAGGTGGCGCACATGGCGGACCCGCCGCATTCTCCAACGATTCCATCTTTGCCGGCAGCGACAACTGCATGCATGATGGTTGTTCCGACGGCAACGTCGAGTGTTTCACGCGTGCCATCATCGTGAATCAAGATTATCGAGGGCATCCAACCGTCCACCTTAAGCGTGAAAGCGTACCGGGATGCTCTCGTAG from Nitrobacteraceae bacterium AZCC 1564 includes these protein-coding regions:
- a CDS encoding DNA-binding MarR family transcriptional regulator (product_source=COG1846; cath_funfam=1.10.10.10; cog=COG1846; pfam=PF12802; smart=SM00347; superfamily=46785); translated protein: MKKRNIRRGAAIVGGRLVLDLERHVPYFFTYISNRLSRGASETYRKHFGLGITEWRVMGVLAGMPHISANQIINAIGLDKAAVSRSLDALEKQKLTISETDPKDNRSRLIRLSRAGERLHDRIIAAALEREERLLSTLTAQEIDTLIVCLRKMRAIVPYVNAFDPVDADDS
- a CDS encoding branched-chain amino acid transport system substrate-binding protein (product_source=KO:K01999; cath_funfam=3.40.50.2300; cleavage_site_network=SignalP-noTM; cog=COG0683; ko=KO:K01999; pfam=PF13458; superfamily=53822; transmembrane_helix_parts=Inside_1_6,TMhelix_7_29,Outside_30_392), translated to MENIKRTAAAAVIFSAFAAPSVALAADAIKIGVVTPLSGTYAAVGQPVRWGLELAAREINVAGGVGGRQITLIFEDEEANPSVAVQKAERLFQVENVDFLTGMVNSGSTLAVGQLAERNNKLASTTVSFADSITAEKCSPNLFRFNARAEQQSYALTSWLGKERPKAKVFGIGPDYEMGRSSVAALKAGAAKNKVAIVGEVFAPLDSKDYSQYFGQIRSARPDTIYTSVAGNDTVRLLTQLDEFGILRNTSIVGSSGTITSQNLAAVGKASEGYITGTGYSPKLDTTENKKFVGAYRAMFKVDPDLFAADSYSLLYAYKAAVEKAGSTDTDKVRDALRGLSWQTPEGEKTIRAGDNQAMQPMYIVKISKGQFDVVGDVRAEDAIGPDQCTRF
- a CDS encoding 3-phenylpropionate/trans-cinnamate dioxygenase ferredoxin reductase subunit (product_source=KO:K00529; cath_funfam=3.30.390.30,3.50.50.60; cog=COG0446; ko=KO:K00529; pfam=PF07992,PF14759; superfamily=51905,55424), producing the protein MSSSGPVIIAGAGQAGFQVASSLRDEGFAGDVLLIGEEPEFPYQRPPLSKAALEANHNGASVFLRPPKFFEEKKIGLQAGKKVVSIDRAGGSVTTCSGERIPYQHLVLATGTRNRTLDIPGSKTRGVFYLRTIADARGFGEQLERAKRLVIIGAGFIGMEVAATARKRSIDTTVLDIAPRPMARAITAATANFFHNFHSSLGTKIRLGVEVSEIVVENGAAAGVLLQTGERVDADLILVGIGVIANSELASEAGLAVQNGILVDEYLKTEDQNISAVGDCAAFPVRSLGNIRIESVQNATDQARCVAARLAGRVDCYTNVPWFWSDQSTIKLQIVGLVSGHDDVLVAGSPDEACFSAFCFRNGSLVGIESVNRPADHMAGRRLLRHGIPISQDQVEDFKFDVKALEAYARTAALEACP
- a CDS encoding branched-chain amino acid transport system permease protein (product_source=KO:K01997; cog=COG0559; ko=KO:K01997; pfam=PF02653; superfamily=51905; transmembrane_helix_parts=Outside_1_19,TMhelix_20_42,Inside_43_48,TMhelix_49_71,Outside_72_148,TMhelix_149_171,Inside_172_191,TMhelix_192_214,Outside_215_228,TMhelix_229_253,Inside_254_259,TMhelix_260_282,Outside_283_296); translated protein: MEIVDYIQFVLAPQMINGLALGIAVILVALGLTIIFGLLDVINMSHGEFYAIGAFGALSLALVGVNFWILLAAVPLLMAPLGFLVERLLIRRVFDSKDRHVSTLLLTFGLSLILEDTLRALYGPNTHRVDAPVSGASDLFGIIVPNYRLLLIAIGVIVICVVAFVTYRTRLGAVVRAASYDRFMTSSLGVPVSWIYAGTFAVGVSLAGLAGVLLAPLYSVFPTMGRDFILLAFSVVIVGGMGSIWGAVIAGLLLTQVQALASLVISPVWTDPIVFGTMVVFLMFRPQGLFGRIGHA
- a CDS encoding 2Fe-2S ferredoxin (product_source=KO:K04755; cath_funfam=3.10.20.30; cog=COG0633; ko=KO:K04755; pfam=PF00111; superfamily=54292), with the translated sequence MPSIILIHDDGTRETLDVAVGTTIMHAVVAAGKDGIVGECGGSAMCATCHVYIDRDQEQAKSLPDVSAVEDAMLDSATAERRETSRLSCQLRVTEAFEGLEVRLPERQL